The following proteins are co-located in the Gemmatimonadales bacterium genome:
- a CDS encoding DUF2380 domain-containing protein — protein sequence MRAGTKWGTCLAVGALLAAAPVHIETAGAQVSLPRAAPHGGGAHPASAMESMDSVGVNIAMLNVALYTRGANDPQPSDTARALLATRVLRDALREHLGAAALADSAAVAEVTSSDRAREITGGKACNVIVDCAREAGRELGARWVVMSKVSKTSNLIWLFSGQLIDNRTGRFVLDDTTELKGDPTTMIPAGTKIFAERVARAVKQGTPTP from the coding sequence ATGCGCGCAGGGACGAAGTGGGGGACGTGTCTGGCGGTGGGCGCGCTGCTCGCGGCGGCACCGGTACATATCGAAACCGCCGGGGCGCAAGTGTCGCTGCCCCGGGCGGCGCCCCACGGCGGGGGGGCACACCCGGCGTCCGCGATGGAAAGCATGGACTCCGTCGGCGTGAACATCGCGATGCTCAACGTGGCGCTCTATACGCGCGGTGCGAACGATCCGCAGCCGAGCGACACGGCCCGCGCGCTGCTCGCGACCAGAGTGCTGCGCGACGCGCTGCGAGAGCACCTTGGCGCGGCGGCGCTCGCCGACTCGGCGGCCGTCGCCGAGGTGACGAGCTCGGACCGGGCGCGGGAGATTACGGGCGGCAAGGCCTGCAACGTCATCGTGGACTGCGCGCGTGAAGCGGGCCGCGAGCTTGGCGCGCGCTGGGTCGTGATGAGCAAGGTGAGCAAGACGAGCAACCTGATCTGGCTCTTCTCCGGACAGTTGATCGACAACCGCACCGGTCGCTTCGTGCTCGACGACACCACCGAGCTCAAGGGCGACCCGACCACGATGATTCCGGCCGGCACGAAGATCTTCGCCGAGCGGGTTGCGCGGGCGGTGAAGCAGGGCACCCCGACACCGTAG
- a CDS encoding MMPL family transporter has product MPPDRPAPRGARSHWLVVIVWAIIGGAAAIFATRVPDRLTGQSTESPSSEAEHAEGVVDAGFDAPIGEFFAVALKGPNPLGRRGGGGIAVLDTLIAALRRQPYVRGTISVRTSGDSMFVSRDHRTALILVAFNASPDSLSVLVDPLRAVVSRTLHQVPGGAAYHALVTGRAPLDLDERRLVTSDSRRGEVRILPFTGIILVLAFGALGAALLPIGIGILGVPVAVAVLGLLTHVMPVSIFSLIIVTMVGLGVGIDYSLLMVTRFRKELRADQTPAEAAARTVATAGRAVLTSGLTVVLGFGALLLTPLVETRSVGVAGVVVVVVMVLLATTLLPAALALLGPRIDWPRWLARRLAWYHGRALWERWAHALTGRPWVALALGAAVVLALVWPVRHIRIGLPALDWWPAATESGQGARTLERMGVGGVIEPIKVVVTLPDTQRATSARSLRGLMALSDSLRADPRVGQVRSIVDLKPGTSLLAYSLLYSDLAAARAEYPDFIPAYLSRDTRTALIDVVPADTTSLTSDMELVRRIRRLGTDNIRGLAGARVLVGGYAAANVDFQRNLLDRLPLLVAIILGSTALTLALIFRSALIPLKAIVLNSLSVGATFGVIVLVFQDGWGASLFGLNGPTEAIFVVVPVIVFASVFGLSMDYEVFLLTRIKEEFDRAGDNTQATVEGLTTIASTITSAALIMIIVFGYFAFSRVLMMQFVGFGLAVAVLLDATLIRLVLVPAIMDLAGRWNWWPGYRQPISARRRRPAGGSTR; this is encoded by the coding sequence GTGCCTCCGGACCGACCCGCCCCGCGGGGGGCACGTTCCCACTGGCTCGTCGTAATCGTCTGGGCCATCATCGGCGGCGCGGCCGCGATTTTCGCGACGCGGGTGCCCGACCGCCTCACCGGCCAGAGCACCGAAAGCCCGAGCTCCGAGGCGGAGCATGCCGAGGGGGTCGTCGACGCCGGGTTCGATGCTCCGATCGGCGAGTTCTTTGCGGTCGCGCTCAAGGGGCCGAACCCGCTCGGACGCCGGGGCGGGGGCGGCATCGCGGTGCTCGACACCCTCATCGCTGCGCTCCGCCGGCAGCCCTACGTCCGCGGCACCATCTCGGTTCGCACGTCCGGCGACTCGATGTTCGTGAGCCGCGACCACCGCACTGCGCTCATTCTTGTCGCGTTCAATGCCTCGCCCGACAGTCTGAGCGTGCTGGTGGATCCGCTGCGCGCCGTCGTCAGCCGGACGCTCCACCAGGTGCCGGGCGGCGCAGCGTACCACGCGCTCGTCACCGGTCGAGCGCCGCTCGACCTCGACGAGCGCCGCCTCGTCACGAGCGACAGCCGCCGCGGCGAGGTGCGCATCCTGCCGTTCACCGGGATCATCCTCGTGCTCGCCTTCGGCGCGCTGGGCGCGGCGCTGCTTCCGATCGGCATCGGCATCCTTGGCGTGCCCGTGGCCGTCGCGGTGCTCGGACTCCTCACCCACGTGATGCCGGTGTCGATCTTCTCTCTCATCATCGTGACGATGGTGGGGCTTGGCGTCGGGATCGACTACTCGCTGCTTATGGTGACGCGGTTCCGGAAAGAGCTGAGGGCTGACCAGACCCCGGCGGAGGCGGCGGCGCGCACGGTGGCCACCGCGGGCCGCGCGGTGCTCACCTCGGGACTCACCGTCGTACTCGGGTTCGGCGCCCTCCTTCTCACACCGCTCGTCGAGACCCGCAGCGTGGGCGTGGCTGGGGTCGTCGTGGTTGTGGTGATGGTGCTGCTCGCGACCACGCTGCTCCCCGCGGCGCTCGCGCTGCTCGGGCCCCGCATCGATTGGCCCCGCTGGCTCGCTCGCCGGCTCGCCTGGTATCACGGGCGCGCACTGTGGGAGCGATGGGCCCACGCCCTCACCGGCCGACCCTGGGTGGCACTTGCGCTGGGCGCCGCCGTGGTGCTGGCGCTCGTCTGGCCCGTGCGCCATATCCGGATCGGGCTGCCTGCGCTGGACTGGTGGCCGGCCGCGACCGAGTCGGGCCAGGGTGCCCGGACGCTCGAACGGATGGGCGTCGGCGGCGTGATCGAGCCGATCAAGGTGGTCGTCACCCTGCCGGACACCCAGCGCGCGACGTCGGCTCGCTCGCTCCGCGGCCTCATGGCACTCAGCGACTCGCTCCGGGCCGATCCGCGCGTGGGGCAGGTGCGGAGCATCGTGGATCTCAAGCCCGGTACCTCGCTCCTCGCGTACTCGCTGCTTTACAGCGACCTCGCAGCAGCGCGGGCCGAATACCCCGACTTCATCCCTGCCTACCTGAGCCGCGACACCCGCACGGCGCTCATCGATGTGGTACCGGCCGATACCACCTCGCTCACCTCCGACATGGAGCTCGTACGGCGCATCCGGCGGCTCGGCACCGACAACATCCGGGGGCTCGCGGGCGCCCGGGTGCTCGTCGGCGGGTACGCCGCAGCGAACGTCGACTTCCAGCGGAACCTGCTCGACCGACTTCCGCTCCTCGTGGCCATTATCCTCGGGAGCACCGCGCTTACGCTCGCGCTCATCTTTCGTTCGGCCCTGATTCCGCTCAAGGCGATCGTGCTCAACTCCCTGTCGGTCGGGGCGACGTTCGGCGTGATCGTGCTTGTGTTCCAGGATGGGTGGGGTGCATCGCTCTTCGGGCTCAACGGGCCGACGGAGGCGATCTTCGTCGTGGTGCCGGTGATTGTGTTCGCCTCGGTGTTCGGGCTCAGCATGGACTACGAGGTGTTCCTGCTCACCCGCATCAAGGAGGAATTCGACCGCGCCGGTGACAATACGCAGGCCACGGTCGAGGGGCTCACGACCATTGCGTCGACCATCACCTCGGCGGCGCTCATCATGATCATTGTGTTCGGGTACTTCGCCTTCTCGCGGGTGCTGATGATGCAGTTCGTCGGTTTCGGGCTCGCGGTAGCGGTGCTGCTCGACGCCACCCTGATCCGCCTGGTGCTGGTGCCGGCGATCATGGATCTCGCGGGCCGGTGGAACTGGTGGCCGGGGTATCGGCAACCGATTTCCGCGCGACGCCGTCGTCCGGCCGGCGGCAGTACGCGGTGA
- a CDS encoding SHOCT domain-containing protein codes for MEDARIEAALGELKGLLVSGETLESWAVERRIFALKHRRHLVAATSGRLIALRRGLFGGFHVQDLRWQDLQEAKLDVGVFGADLTLSVLDHADLASAEQRAGGFHFEGLRKDQAQAVYRACQAQVQAWREKRRVRDLEELRARSGGVQLGGNALGGAASAAGGGVPGADSVDRLKQAKEMLTNGLITDAEYEAIKAKVVAGL; via the coding sequence ATGGAGGACGCGCGCATCGAGGCGGCGCTCGGGGAGCTGAAGGGCCTGCTGGTGTCGGGTGAGACGCTGGAGAGCTGGGCAGTCGAGCGGCGGATCTTCGCGCTCAAGCACCGGCGGCATCTCGTGGCAGCGACGAGCGGGCGGCTCATTGCGCTCCGGCGCGGGCTCTTCGGCGGGTTTCACGTCCAGGATCTCCGGTGGCAGGACCTGCAGGAGGCAAAGCTCGACGTGGGCGTGTTCGGGGCCGATCTCACGCTCTCGGTGCTCGACCACGCCGACCTTGCGAGCGCCGAGCAGCGGGCGGGCGGCTTTCACTTCGAGGGACTGAGGAAGGACCAGGCGCAGGCGGTCTACCGCGCCTGCCAAGCGCAGGTGCAGGCGTGGCGGGAGAAGCGCCGGGTGCGCGATCTCGAGGAGCTGCGGGCGCGTTCGGGCGGCGTGCAGTTGGGCGGGAACGCGCTCGGGGGTGCGGCGTCGGCCGCGGGCGGCGGCGTTCCGGGCGCCGATTCGGTGGACCGGCTCAAGCAGGCGAAGGAGATGCTGACGAACGGTCTCATCACCGACGCCGAGTACGAGGCGATCAAGGCGAAGGTGGTGGCGGGGCTGTAG
- a CDS encoding DUF512 domain-containing protein, with the protein MIKVTAIDPDSIAAELGLSPGSELVSIDGRALDDFLDWEFLSAEEEFALHVRQPDGEEIVFEIERPLGEPMGLTLEPPRIRRCANRCDFCFVDGLPEGLRDVLYIRDDDYRLSFRYGNFATLTNLKPHDSARIIEYRLSPLYVSVHATDPVVRRWLLRNPTAPEILPQLRGFAEHGIAFHTQIVLSPGVNDGAVLRQTLDDLWHFGPAILSCSVVPVGLTEFSKHQLVREPTAGECRAALAEVERAAARARGERGIAWAQGADELYLRAELELPPAGSYDGFEQVENGVGAVRWLEGRIAEEASALGGWDRRRIGVVTGTAMARLMPAVLAPLARATGAELELIPVENTLFGASVTTAGLLPGADIERALADRRDLDLVLLPGEAVNDAGLFIDSRSAEALAAALPVELRLSKDFADALGGASAALR; encoded by the coding sequence ATGATCAAGGTCACGGCGATAGACCCCGATTCGATCGCGGCGGAGCTCGGACTCTCGCCCGGCAGCGAGCTCGTCTCCATCGACGGACGCGCACTGGACGACTTTCTCGACTGGGAGTTCCTGAGCGCCGAGGAGGAGTTTGCGCTGCACGTGCGGCAGCCGGATGGAGAGGAGATCGTCTTCGAGATCGAGCGTCCCCTGGGCGAGCCGATGGGTCTCACCCTCGAGCCGCCGCGCATCCGGCGCTGCGCCAACCGCTGCGACTTCTGCTTCGTGGACGGCCTCCCCGAGGGCCTCCGCGACGTGCTCTACATCCGCGACGACGACTACCGGCTCTCGTTCCGCTACGGCAATTTCGCGACGCTCACCAACCTCAAGCCGCACGACTCCGCCCGCATCATCGAGTACCGGCTCTCGCCGCTCTACGTGTCGGTGCACGCCACCGACCCCGTGGTGCGCCGCTGGCTGCTGCGCAATCCCACCGCGCCCGAGATCCTGCCGCAGCTTCGCGGCTTCGCCGAGCACGGCATCGCGTTCCACACCCAGATCGTGCTCTCGCCCGGTGTCAATGACGGCGCCGTGCTGCGGCAGACGCTGGATGATCTCTGGCACTTCGGCCCCGCGATTCTGAGCTGTTCGGTCGTGCCGGTGGGGCTCACCGAGTTCAGCAAGCATCAACTGGTGCGAGAGCCAACCGCCGGCGAGTGCCGTGCCGCCCTCGCGGAGGTCGAGCGCGCCGCTGCCCGCGCCCGCGGCGAACGCGGCATCGCGTGGGCGCAGGGCGCGGACGAGCTGTACCTGCGCGCGGAACTCGAACTGCCCCCCGCCGGGTCGTACGACGGATTCGAGCAGGTGGAGAACGGCGTCGGCGCCGTGCGCTGGCTCGAAGGGCGCATCGCCGAGGAGGCCTCCGCGCTCGGCGGCTGGGACCGACGGCGAATCGGCGTCGTCACTGGCACCGCGATGGCGCGGCTCATGCCCGCGGTGCTGGCGCCGCTCGCGCGCGCCACGGGTGCTGAGCTCGAGCTCATCCCGGTCGAGAACACGCTCTTCGGCGCGTCCGTCACGACCGCCGGTCTTCTCCCCGGCGCCGACATCGAACGCGCGCTGGCCGACCGGCGAGATCTCGACCTCGTGCTGCTGCCGGGCGAGGCGGTGAACGACGCCGGGCTCTTCATCGATAGCCGCTCGGCCGAGGCGCTCGCCGCGGCGCTGCCGGTCGAGCTCCGCTTGTCGAAGGATTTCGCCGACGCGCTGGGCGGCGCGTCCGCCGCCCTCCGGTGA
- the der gene encoding ribosome biogenesis GTPase Der: protein MSKPTVAIIGRPNVGKSTIFNRILGGRPAIVSERAGTTRDRHFGDAEWNGRRFWIVDTGGLIPDSDEPMDRAIRRQVEFALAEADVVLFLVDGKEGVMPLDRAIADRLRTANRPVLLAVNKLDDLERSTAQYEFYELGYGEPIGVSAGVGKGSGDLLDALVERLPPRSVGEDEETIQVAIVGRPNVGKSSLVNRLLGEERHVVAPEAGTTRDAVDSLLRFRGATLNFIDTAGLRKRTKVADDLEFYSTLRTGRAIERAEVCVLVVDATVGLHTQDLRIANAAWDRGAALIIVVNKWDLVEEKDANTAHRGQQALIERVPFLAYVPFLYASALTGQRVHQLLELILTVAEERERRVPTAEVNRVLEGLTQRAAPPQEAGDEVKLLYASQIGTAPPVFAIVTNRPEAVPESYQRYLVNGFRAAWGFAGSPVRLKLTRRGSRGR, encoded by the coding sequence GTGAGCAAGCCCACGGTCGCCATCATCGGCCGGCCCAACGTCGGCAAATCGACGATCTTCAACCGGATCCTGGGCGGCCGCCCCGCGATCGTGTCGGAGCGCGCCGGCACCACGCGCGACCGCCACTTCGGCGACGCCGAGTGGAATGGTCGCCGCTTCTGGATCGTCGACACCGGCGGCCTTATTCCCGACTCCGACGAGCCGATGGATCGCGCCATTCGCCGCCAGGTCGAATTCGCGCTCGCCGAAGCGGACGTGGTGCTGTTCCTGGTCGACGGCAAGGAGGGCGTGATGCCCCTCGACCGCGCCATCGCCGATCGACTGCGGACCGCGAACCGCCCGGTGCTCCTCGCCGTGAACAAGCTCGACGACCTGGAGCGGAGCACTGCGCAATACGAGTTCTATGAGCTGGGCTACGGCGAGCCGATCGGCGTGTCCGCCGGCGTGGGGAAGGGGAGCGGCGATCTGCTCGATGCGCTCGTCGAGCGCTTGCCGCCGCGCAGCGTGGGCGAGGACGAGGAGACGATCCAGGTGGCCATCGTGGGCCGTCCCAACGTGGGCAAGTCCTCCCTGGTGAACCGCCTCCTCGGCGAGGAGCGGCACGTCGTCGCACCCGAGGCGGGTACCACGCGCGACGCCGTGGATTCCCTCTTGCGGTTTCGAGGGGCGACGCTCAACTTCATTGACACCGCAGGCTTACGCAAACGAACTAAAGTAGCAGATGATCTGGAGTTCTATTCCACGCTTCGCACCGGGCGTGCCATCGAACGGGCCGAGGTCTGCGTGCTTGTGGTGGACGCGACGGTCGGGCTCCATACCCAGGACCTGCGCATCGCCAATGCCGCGTGGGACCGCGGCGCGGCACTCATCATCGTGGTGAACAAGTGGGACCTGGTCGAGGAGAAAGACGCGAACACCGCGCACCGCGGACAGCAGGCGCTGATCGAGCGTGTGCCGTTCCTCGCCTACGTGCCGTTTCTCTACGCGTCGGCCCTCACCGGGCAGCGGGTGCACCAGCTGCTCGAGCTCATTCTCACCGTCGCCGAGGAGCGTGAACGCCGCGTGCCGACCGCGGAAGTGAACCGGGTGCTCGAGGGATTGACCCAGCGCGCGGCGCCGCCGCAGGAGGCGGGCGACGAGGTGAAGCTGCTCTATGCGTCGCAGATCGGCACCGCGCCGCCGGTGTTCGCCATCGTGACCAACCGCCCCGAGGCCGTGCCCGAATCGTATCAGCGCTATCTCGTGAACGGCTTTCGCGCCGCGTGGGGCTTCGCCGGATCCCCGGTGCGCCTGAAGCTCACGCGCCGCGGGTCGCGCGGGCGATGA
- the plsY gene encoding glycerol-3-phosphate 1-O-acyltransferase PlsY, with protein sequence MTAALGWLVASYVVGAIPTSYLVARVFRGVDLRAHGSRNLGATNLYRVLGWKYAIPVGVFDAAKGAVPVWVFGPHGPAWPLFPLLCGIAAVIGHVFSVFVGFRGGKGVATAAGVVLALAPWALLAVLVVWAAIVRFTGYVSLGSVVSAALFPLAAFVIHSTRGPVLLAEIALALFIIWKHRTNLRRLAAGTENRFGRRASPASAGGPS encoded by the coding sequence ATGACCGCGGCGCTCGGCTGGCTCGTGGCCTCCTACGTCGTGGGCGCGATCCCGACGAGCTACCTGGTCGCGCGGGTGTTCCGCGGCGTCGATCTGCGCGCGCACGGGAGCCGGAATCTCGGCGCCACCAATCTCTATCGGGTGCTCGGCTGGAAGTACGCCATCCCTGTCGGCGTCTTCGACGCGGCCAAGGGCGCCGTGCCGGTGTGGGTGTTCGGACCGCACGGACCGGCATGGCCGCTCTTCCCGCTGCTCTGCGGGATCGCCGCAGTGATCGGCCACGTCTTCTCCGTGTTTGTGGGATTCAGGGGCGGGAAGGGCGTGGCGACCGCCGCGGGCGTCGTTCTCGCGCTCGCCCCGTGGGCGCTGCTCGCCGTCCTGGTCGTGTGGGCGGCGATCGTGCGGTTCACCGGCTACGTATCGCTGGGAAGCGTCGTGTCTGCGGCGCTCTTCCCGCTCGCCGCGTTCGTGATCCATTCGACGCGCGGGCCGGTGCTTCTGGCCGAAATCGCGCTTGCGCTCTTCATCATCTGGAAGCATCGCACCAACCTGCGGCGCCTCGCGGCGGGCACGGAGAACCGCTTCGGGCGGCGCGCTTCGCCTGCCTCGGCCGGGGGGCCGTCGTGA
- a CDS encoding NAD(P)H-dependent glycerol-3-phosphate dehydrogenase, translating into MTRIGVVGAGSWGTTLADLLARRDGNDVRIWAYEPEVVDAINRAHENPLFLPGARLARRLAARADAREVVAGAEVIVSAAPSHAVRAVMAEAAGCVADGALLVSATKGLEVESLARMSTVLEELLPGARVVALSGPSFAQEVFAGQPTAVVAAAVAPDAARDAQRVFATPSFRVYTHHDVTGVELAGALKNVIAIAAGALEGLGLGDNPRAALVTRGLAEMTRLGRALGADPLTFAGLAGMGDLILTACGRLSRNRALGVALGQGQSFAEYRAAHRSVAEGANASRAGAALAARAGVELPITAQVCDVLFRGKPARDGVAELMGRALKPEQWQ; encoded by the coding sequence GTGACGCGCATCGGCGTGGTGGGCGCCGGGAGTTGGGGCACGACGCTCGCCGATCTGCTTGCGCGCCGGGACGGCAACGATGTCCGCATCTGGGCGTACGAGCCGGAGGTCGTGGACGCGATCAACCGCGCACACGAGAACCCGCTCTTCCTGCCGGGGGCGCGGCTCGCGCGCAGGCTCGCCGCGCGGGCGGACGCGCGCGAAGTTGTCGCGGGCGCCGAGGTGATCGTCTCGGCCGCGCCGAGCCACGCGGTGCGCGCGGTGATGGCTGAGGCCGCCGGCTGCGTGGCCGACGGCGCGCTGCTGGTGAGCGCCACCAAGGGCCTCGAGGTGGAGTCGCTCGCGCGGATGTCGACCGTGCTGGAGGAACTGCTGCCCGGCGCGCGCGTGGTGGCGCTCTCGGGGCCGAGCTTCGCGCAGGAGGTGTTCGCGGGGCAGCCGACCGCGGTGGTGGCCGCTGCCGTGGCGCCCGACGCGGCGCGCGACGCGCAGCGGGTCTTCGCGACACCCTCGTTCCGCGTGTACACGCACCACGACGTGACCGGGGTGGAGCTGGCCGGCGCGCTCAAGAACGTCATCGCCATCGCCGCGGGCGCGCTCGAGGGGCTGGGCCTCGGCGACAACCCGCGCGCGGCGCTGGTCACCCGCGGTCTCGCCGAAATGACCCGCCTTGGCCGGGCGCTCGGCGCCGATCCTCTCACCTTCGCAGGACTCGCCGGCATGGGCGATCTCATCCTCACCGCCTGCGGCCGCCTGAGCCGGAACCGCGCGCTCGGCGTGGCGCTCGGGCAGGGCCAGAGCTTCGCCGAATACCGCGCCGCGCACCGCAGCGTGGCCGAGGGCGCCAACGCCTCGCGTGCGGGCGCGGCGCTCGCCGCCCGCGCCGGTGTCGAGCTGCCGATCACCGCTCAGGTGTGCGACGTGCTCTTCCGCGGCAAGCCGGCGCGCGACGGCGTGGCCGAGCTGATGGGGCGCGCACTCAAGCCGGAGCAGTGGCAATGA
- a CDS encoding MerR family transcriptional regulator — MSPARNAAQAPVQEFYSIGEVCALTDLKPHVLRYWESQFRFLNPAKNRSGNRVYKAREVELIMLVKHLLYSEKYTIEGARQRVDEYRRSGELKPMARQAFEAQMLHELREGLDALLALLDGSRAEGTRAGESSRTER; from the coding sequence ATGAGTCCCGCCCGGAATGCGGCGCAGGCTCCGGTCCAGGAGTTCTACTCGATCGGCGAGGTGTGCGCGCTCACCGACTTGAAGCCGCACGTCCTGCGCTACTGGGAGAGCCAGTTCCGCTTCCTCAATCCCGCCAAGAACCGCTCGGGAAACCGGGTGTACAAAGCGAGGGAAGTGGAGCTCATCATGCTGGTGAAGCACCTCCTCTACAGCGAGAAGTACACGATCGAGGGGGCGCGCCAGCGGGTGGACGAGTATCGCCGGAGCGGTGAGCTCAAGCCGATGGCGCGCCAGGCATTCGAGGCGCAGATGCTCCACGAGCTGCGCGAAGGGCTCGACGCGCTGCTGGCACTGCTCGACGGCTCGCGTGCGGAAGGCACGCGTGCCGGCGAATCGTCGCGGACCGAGCGTTGA
- the surE gene encoding 5'/3'-nucleotidase SurE encodes MNILVSNDDGVLAPGLALLADACRAVGTVTVVAPDREQSATSHSLTMHRPIRPTRRPDGAFQLDGTPTDCVMLALEALMPERPAFVFSGVNLGPNMGEDVLYSGTVAAAMEAVMLGVPGIAISFAGDEPEMLATYRGRLVELVRRIAGVRDYPRTTLLNVNLPAVPAPDVRGIKVTKLGSRFFSESLKRMQDPSGKEIYWIGGGTITWTGDQESDHVAVAEGYISVTPLQMDLTNYSLLETVRQWWLTD; translated from the coding sequence TTGAACATCCTGGTTTCGAACGACGACGGCGTGCTCGCGCCCGGGCTCGCGCTGCTCGCCGACGCCTGCCGCGCCGTCGGCACCGTCACCGTCGTCGCCCCCGACCGCGAGCAGAGCGCCACGTCGCACTCGCTCACGATGCACCGGCCCATCCGCCCGACGCGCCGCCCCGACGGCGCGTTCCAGCTCGACGGCACGCCCACGGACTGCGTCATGCTCGCGCTCGAGGCGCTCATGCCGGAGCGCCCCGCGTTCGTCTTTTCCGGAGTCAACCTCGGCCCCAACATGGGCGAGGACGTGCTCTATTCGGGGACCGTGGCCGCCGCGATGGAGGCGGTGATGCTGGGCGTCCCGGGCATCGCCATCTCGTTCGCCGGCGATGAGCCCGAGATGCTCGCCACCTACCGCGGCCGCCTCGTGGAGCTGGTGCGCCGCATCGCCGGCGTGCGCGACTATCCCCGCACCACGCTGCTCAACGTGAATCTGCCGGCGGTGCCGGCGCCGGACGTGCGCGGCATCAAGGTCACTAAGCTCGGCAGCCGCTTCTTCTCCGAGTCGCTCAAGCGGATGCAGGACCCCTCGGGCAAGGAGATCTACTGGATCGGCGGCGGTACGATCACCTGGACCGGCGACCAGGAGTCGGACCACGTCGCGGTGGCCGAGGGCTACATTTCCGTGACGCCGCTCCAGATGGACCTGACCAACTACTCGCTGCTCGAGACGGTGCGACAGTGGTGGCTCACGGACTAG
- a CDS encoding protein-L-isoaspartate(D-aspartate) O-methyltransferase produces the protein MAHGLADSYGGYRTQLVDALRAKGIRDLAVLHAVQQVPRHRFVPESVRHRAYDDAALPIGSGQTISQPFVQARSLEVVGLNGRERVLEVGTGSGYQTALLGLLADTVFSVERVPALAAAARGALEAAGLRNVTVLVGDGTLGWRAFAPYDVILVAAASPDIPLPLAEQLAPGGRMVIPLGDRDGQTLTLVRRDAGGVHTSTIGDVRFVPLLGQFGFAG, from the coding sequence GTGGCTCACGGACTAGCCGACAGCTACGGCGGCTATCGCACGCAGCTGGTGGACGCGCTCCGCGCCAAGGGGATCCGCGACCTCGCGGTGCTCCATGCGGTGCAGCAGGTGCCGCGGCACCGGTTCGTGCCAGAGAGCGTGCGGCACCGGGCGTACGACGACGCGGCGCTGCCGATCGGGAGCGGGCAAACGATCTCCCAGCCGTTCGTGCAGGCGCGCTCGCTCGAGGTGGTCGGCTTGAACGGGCGCGAGCGAGTGCTCGAGGTGGGGACCGGCTCCGGGTATCAGACGGCGCTTCTCGGACTCCTTGCCGACACGGTGTTCAGCGTCGAGCGCGTGCCGGCGCTCGCCGCCGCGGCGCGCGGCGCGCTCGAGGCCGCGGGGCTGCGCAACGTCACGGTGCTCGTCGGCGACGGCACCCTGGGCTGGCGGGCGTTCGCGCCGTATGACGTCATTCTCGTCGCGGCCGCGTCGCCCGACATCCCGCTCCCGCTGGCGGAACAGCTCGCGCCGGGTGGCCGGATGGTGATCCCGCTCGGCGATCGTGACGGGCAGACCCTCACGCTCGTGCGGCGGGACGCCGGTGGGGTCCATACGAGCACCATCGGCGACGTGCGCTTCGTGCCGTTGCTCGGCCAATTCGGCTTCGCCGGCTGA
- a CDS encoding DedA family protein produces MLASFFHWLAETVFALGYPGIIILMAIESSVLPLPSELVMPPAGYLAAEGRMNAVVAVLCGTLGSVLGALINYALAVYVGEPVLRRYGKYVLISERSLDRSEAFFRRHGEISTLLARLLPVVRHLISIPAGLARMRLVPFVVFTALGAGTWCAVLTYLGWLIGRHGEEVDRAIGPYVHQTLTRYILPAVIVVLVGYMLWQRRRSKPAPVPERKAAP; encoded by the coding sequence ATGCTCGCCTCGTTCTTTCACTGGCTGGCCGAAACGGTGTTTGCCCTGGGCTATCCGGGGATCATCATCCTGATGGCCATCGAATCGTCGGTGCTTCCGCTGCCGAGCGAGCTGGTGATGCCGCCAGCGGGATACCTCGCGGCCGAGGGGCGGATGAACGCCGTGGTGGCGGTGCTCTGCGGTACGCTCGGCAGCGTGCTCGGCGCGCTCATCAACTACGCGCTCGCGGTGTACGTGGGCGAGCCGGTGCTTCGTCGCTACGGCAAGTACGTGCTCATTTCCGAACGCTCGCTCGACCGGAGCGAGGCGTTCTTCCGCCGCCACGGCGAGATCAGCACGCTGCTCGCCCGCCTGCTGCCCGTCGTGCGCCACCTCATTTCCATTCCGGCGGGCCTCGCCCGCATGCGGCTCGTGCCGTTCGTCGTGTTCACCGCGCTCGGTGCGGGCACGTGGTGCGCGGTGCTCACCTATCTCGGCTGGCTCATCGGGCGACACGGCGAGGAGGTCGACCGCGCGATCGGCCCCTACGTGCACCAGACGCTCACCCGCTACATCCTGCCCGCGGTGATCGTCGTGCTGGTGGGCTATATGCTCTGGCAGCGGCGGCGCTCGAAGCCTGCGCCCGTGCCGGAGCGCAAGGCGGCTCCGTGA
- a CDS encoding acylphosphatase: MTGARYVVGGRVQGVGFRWFVLRHAQVLHLKGYARNLPDGRVEVIATGSPDDLAELEAQLRVGPARAAVASLEITPLATEAAPAGGFEIR; the protein is encoded by the coding sequence GTGACCGGCGCGCGCTATGTGGTTGGCGGCCGCGTGCAGGGCGTGGGATTCCGCTGGTTCGTGCTGCGGCACGCGCAGGTGCTGCACCTCAAGGGCTATGCGCGCAATCTTCCCGACGGACGCGTGGAGGTCATCGCGACCGGATCGCCCGACGACCTCGCGGAGCTGGAGGCGCAGCTTCGCGTGGGGCCGGCGCGGGCTGCCGTCGCGTCACTCGAAATCACGCCGCTCGCCACCGAAGCGGCGCCGGCCGGAGGCTTCGAGATCCGATGA